A portion of the Mycobacterium paraseoulense genome contains these proteins:
- a CDS encoding cobalt-precorrin-6A reductase, producing the protein MMRVLLLGGTAEGRALAKALHPGVDIVSSLAGRVPDPALPVGPVRIGGFGGVEGLRRWLLDEHIDAVIDATHPFAATMTAHAGQVCAELRLPHLVLARPAWEPGDATVVKSDHEAAETVAKEHFSRVFLTTGRSGTTAFADSDAWFLIRAVTEPDPASLPRRHQLVLSRGPYHYDGELALLREHRIDALVTKNSGGDMTRAKLDAAAAVGVPVVMVARPPLPPGVTAVSSVEEAAEWVTRLN; encoded by the coding sequence CTGATGCGAGTGCTGCTGCTGGGCGGCACGGCCGAAGGTCGCGCGCTGGCGAAAGCCTTGCACCCTGGCGTCGACATCGTCAGCTCGCTGGCGGGCCGGGTGCCCGACCCCGCGCTGCCGGTCGGCCCGGTACGCATCGGCGGCTTCGGTGGCGTCGAGGGCCTCCGGCGCTGGCTGCTCGACGAACACATCGACGCCGTCATCGACGCGACCCACCCGTTCGCGGCGACCATGACGGCACACGCCGGGCAAGTGTGCGCCGAACTGCGCCTCCCGCATCTGGTCCTGGCCCGCCCGGCGTGGGAGCCGGGCGATGCGACCGTCGTCAAATCCGACCACGAGGCAGCGGAAACCGTTGCAAAGGAACACTTCTCACGGGTATTCCTCACCACCGGACGGTCCGGGACGACGGCCTTCGCGGACAGCGACGCCTGGTTTTTGATCCGCGCGGTCACCGAACCCGACCCCGCGTCATTGCCGCGCCGTCACCAGCTGGTGTTATCCCGCGGGCCGTATCACTACGACGGTGAGCTCGCGCTGCTGCGGGAACACCGCATCGACGCCTTGGTCACCAAGAACAGCGGGGGGGATATGACGAGAGCGAAGCTCGACGCCGCTGCGGCAGTGGGCGTTCCGGTGGTGATGGTGGCGCGACCACCGCTACCGCCCGGGGTCACCGCAGTGAGCAGCGTCGAAGAGGCAGCCGAATGGGTGACGCGGCTGAATTAG
- the cbiE gene encoding precorrin-6y C5,15-methyltransferase (decarboxylating) subunit CbiE → MIIVVGIGADGMAGLADTSRAELQRATIIYGSKRQLDLLDDTVAAPRRQWPSPMLPALQTLRDRHAEDIHVVASGDPLLHGIGGTLTRLYGPDQVRVLPHVSSVTLACARMGWNAHDTEVISLVTAPPHTAVRRGGQAIVLSKNGATPKELAGLLDAHGRGDSTFTVLENLGGPAEHRRDATARQWAGEGPHDVDDLNVVAIRYLPDERLSPLPDDAFVHDGQITKHGIRAVTLAALAPRPGEALWDVGAGSGSISVEWCLIGSGCRAVAFERDERRRHNIGFNASAFGVSIDVHGDAPEAFGGLEPPSAIFIGGGLTQPGLLDACLEALPTRGRLVANAVTAESEALLAQSYSRLGGQLRRFQHYHGEPLGGFTGWRPQMPVTQWSVTK, encoded by the coding sequence ATGATCATCGTGGTCGGCATCGGGGCCGACGGCATGGCGGGACTCGCGGACACGTCCCGCGCTGAATTACAAAGGGCGACAATAATCTACGGCTCGAAGCGGCAACTCGACCTGCTCGACGACACCGTGGCCGCGCCCCGCCGGCAGTGGCCCTCGCCGATGCTGCCCGCCCTGCAAACCCTGCGAGACCGCCACGCCGAAGACATCCACGTCGTCGCCAGCGGCGACCCGCTGCTGCACGGCATCGGGGGCACCCTGACCCGGCTGTACGGCCCCGACCAAGTCCGGGTGCTGCCGCACGTGTCCTCGGTGACGCTGGCGTGCGCGCGGATGGGCTGGAACGCCCACGACACCGAGGTGATCAGCCTCGTCACCGCGCCGCCGCACACCGCGGTACGCCGCGGCGGCCAAGCGATCGTGCTGTCGAAAAACGGCGCCACACCCAAGGAACTCGCCGGACTGCTCGACGCGCATGGCCGCGGCGATTCCACGTTCACCGTCCTGGAAAACCTCGGTGGCCCGGCCGAACACCGCCGCGACGCCACGGCACGCCAATGGGCGGGGGAAGGGCCCCACGACGTCGATGACCTCAACGTCGTCGCCATCCGGTACCTGCCCGACGAACGGCTGTCGCCACTGCCCGACGATGCGTTCGTCCACGACGGGCAGATCACCAAACACGGGATCCGCGCGGTGACCCTGGCGGCGCTGGCCCCACGCCCGGGAGAGGCGCTGTGGGACGTCGGCGCGGGCTCGGGCAGCATCAGCGTCGAGTGGTGTCTGATCGGGAGTGGTTGCCGTGCAGTCGCATTCGAGCGCGACGAACGACGCCGCCACAACATCGGGTTCAACGCCTCGGCTTTCGGCGTCAGCATCGACGTCCACGGGGACGCCCCGGAGGCGTTCGGCGGGCTGGAGCCACCATCGGCGATCTTCATCGGCGGTGGCCTGACCCAACCCGGCCTGCTCGACGCCTGCCTCGAGGCCCTGCCGACCCGCGGCCGCCTGGTCGCCAACGCCGTCACCGCGGAATCCGAAGCCCTGCTGGCACAGTCATACTCGCGCCTCGGGGGTCAGCTGCGACGCTTCCAGCACTACCACGGCGAGCCGCTCGGCGGCTTCACCGGGTGGCGCCCGCAGATGCCGGTCACCCAATGGTCGGTGACGAAATGA
- a CDS encoding F420-dependent biliverdin reductase, with amino-acid sequence MANTTTRLTDDALAFLSERHLAMLTTLRADNSPHVVAVGFTFDPKTHIARVITTGGSQKAVNADRGGVAVLSQVDGARWLSLEGRSKVNSDVDAVRDAELRYAQRYRTPRPNPRRVVIEVQVERVLGSSGLLDRGET; translated from the coding sequence ATGGCGAATACCACTACTCGGCTCACCGACGATGCTTTGGCGTTTCTGTCCGAACGGCATCTGGCCATGCTGACCACGCTGCGAGCCGACAATTCGCCGCATGTGGTGGCGGTGGGTTTCACCTTCGATCCCAAGACGCACATCGCGCGGGTCATCACGACCGGCGGCTCGCAGAAGGCGGTGAACGCCGACCGCGGCGGGGTGGCCGTGCTCAGTCAGGTCGACGGCGCGCGGTGGCTGTCGCTGGAGGGCCGGTCCAAGGTCAACAGCGATGTCGACGCCGTCCGCGATGCCGAACTGCGGTACGCCCAGCGCTACCGCACCCCACGCCCCAACCCGCGGCGGGTGGTCATCGAGGTGCAAGTGGAGCGCGTGCTGGGCTCGTCGGGTTTATTGGACCGGGGCGAGACGTAG
- the cobM gene encoding precorrin-4 C(11)-methyltransferase, translating to MTVYFIGAGPGAADLITVRGQRLLERCTTCLYAGSIMPDDLLALCPPGAKVIDTGPLTLDQIIAELADADAAGHDVARLHSGDPSLYSALAEQCRRLDALGIDYEIVPGVPSFAAAAAALKRELTVPGVAQSVTLTRVATLSTAMPPGEDLTTLARSGATLVLHLAAAQIDAIVPQLLDGGYRPETPAAVVAFASWPQQVVLRGTLADIAGQMHGAGVTKTAVIVVGDVLVAEGFTDSYLYSAGRSRGSRH from the coding sequence ATGACGGTGTATTTCATCGGCGCGGGTCCCGGTGCTGCCGATCTGATCACGGTCCGCGGCCAGCGGCTCCTCGAAAGGTGCACCACCTGCCTGTATGCCGGTTCCATCATGCCCGATGACCTGCTGGCGCTCTGCCCGCCCGGCGCGAAAGTCATTGACACCGGCCCGCTGACGCTGGACCAGATCATCGCCGAGCTGGCCGACGCCGACGCCGCCGGCCACGACGTGGCCCGGCTGCATTCCGGTGACCCGTCGCTCTACAGCGCGCTGGCCGAACAATGCCGAAGGCTCGACGCGCTGGGCATCGATTACGAAATCGTGCCGGGCGTACCGTCTTTCGCGGCGGCGGCGGCAGCGCTCAAACGCGAGCTCACGGTCCCCGGCGTCGCGCAGAGCGTGACCCTGACCCGCGTCGCCACCCTGTCGACGGCCATGCCGCCCGGGGAAGACTTAACGACCCTCGCCCGCTCCGGCGCCACGCTGGTGCTGCACCTGGCCGCGGCCCAGATCGATGCCATCGTGCCGCAACTTCTCGACGGCGGCTACCGGCCCGAAACCCCCGCCGCCGTTGTCGCTTTCGCGAGTTGGCCGCAGCAGGTGGTGCTGCGCGGCACGCTCGCCGACATCGCCGGCCAGATGCACGGGGCCGGTGTCACCAAGACGGCGGTGATCGTCGTCGGTGACGTGCTGGTCGCCGAGGGATTCACCGACAGCTACCTGTATTCGGCCGGACGATCGCGGGGGAGTAGGCACTGA
- the sigC gene encoding RNA polymerase sigma factor SigC, whose translation MIASSDDEAVTELALAAARGNDRALEAFIKATQQDVWRFVTYLSDAGSADDLTQETFLRAIGAIERFSGRSSARTWLLSIARRVVADHIRHVQSRPRAALGADPEHVVRGDRHARGFEDLVEVTTMIASLTPEQREALLLTQLLGLPYADAAAVCGCPVGTIRSRVARARDALLASDAERDDLTG comes from the coding sequence ATGATCGCGTCAAGCGATGACGAGGCCGTTACCGAGCTCGCATTGGCCGCCGCGCGTGGGAACGACCGGGCGCTCGAGGCTTTCATCAAAGCCACCCAGCAAGACGTGTGGCGGTTCGTCACGTATCTGTCGGACGCGGGCAGCGCCGACGACCTGACTCAGGAAACCTTTCTGCGCGCGATCGGCGCCATCGAGCGGTTCTCCGGGCGCTCGAGTGCCCGGACCTGGCTGCTGTCCATCGCGCGCCGCGTGGTGGCCGATCACATCCGCCACGTGCAGTCGCGGCCGCGCGCCGCCCTCGGGGCCGACCCCGAACACGTTGTGCGTGGCGACCGCCACGCCCGCGGATTCGAAGATTTGGTCGAGGTCACGACGATGATCGCGAGCCTCACCCCCGAGCAACGGGAAGCGTTGCTGCTCACTCAGTTACTCGGGCTGCCCTACGCCGATGCCGCGGCGGTGTGTGGCTGCCCGGTGGGCACCATCCGATCCCGCGTCGCGCGCGCCCGCGACGCGCTGCTGGCCTCCGACGCCGAGCGGGACGACCTGACCGGCTAA
- a CDS encoding SDR family NAD(P)-dependent oxidoreductase has product MDDTGAGPVLILGGRSEIGVELARLLAPGATVVLAARKADQLDEQVATLKVAGAKTVHTVEFDADDLASHGPLVDAVVAEHGPIATAVLAFGILGDQARAETDAAHAVAIVHTDYVAQVSMLTHLATTMRNAGTGQLVVFSSIAGARVRRANYVYGSAKAGLDGFASGLADALHGSGVQLLIARPGFVIGRMTQGMDPAPLSSTPAQVAKATARALAKGRRAVWIPWALGPAAAVMRLLPQSLWRRMPR; this is encoded by the coding sequence GTGGACGACACGGGCGCAGGACCAGTACTGATCCTGGGCGGGCGCAGCGAGATCGGCGTCGAGCTCGCGCGCCTGCTGGCACCGGGAGCGACGGTGGTGCTGGCGGCCCGCAAGGCCGATCAACTCGACGAGCAGGTCGCCACGCTCAAAGTCGCCGGGGCCAAAACGGTGCACACCGTCGAGTTCGACGCCGACGACCTCGCGTCACACGGACCGCTGGTCGACGCCGTCGTCGCCGAGCACGGACCCATCGCGACGGCGGTGCTGGCCTTCGGGATCCTCGGCGACCAGGCCCGTGCCGAGACCGACGCCGCGCACGCCGTGGCGATCGTGCACACCGACTACGTCGCCCAGGTCAGCATGCTCACCCACCTGGCCACAACCATGCGCAACGCCGGAACAGGCCAACTCGTGGTGTTCTCCTCGATCGCCGGCGCGCGCGTCCGCCGCGCCAACTACGTCTACGGCTCGGCCAAGGCCGGCCTGGACGGCTTCGCGAGCGGCCTGGCCGACGCCCTGCATGGCAGCGGGGTCCAACTGCTGATAGCCCGTCCGGGTTTCGTGATCGGACGCATGACGCAAGGTATGGATCCGGCGCCGCTGTCCAGCACGCCCGCGCAGGTGGCCAAAGCGACCGCGCGTGCGCTGGCGAAGGGCCGACGCGCCGTGTGGATCCCCTGGGCGCTGGGGCCCGCCGCCGCCGTGATGCGGCTGCTGCCGCAGTCCTTATGGCGCAGGATGCCGCGATGA